In one window of Haloprofundus halophilus DNA:
- a CDS encoding DUF4166 domain-containing protein encodes MTGVYERALGDGVDDLHPKVRERYALDADDDVLCVGRGEMDISRGTHVLPALYAMAPRNLLFPEGGHDVPFTVKTVGLRDDAGREALATIREFSFGRRRRRFDSLTVWDDENERLLDFLGTDGPLVSELLPSVDAGALVVGSGRQWVRRGERYARLPGPLAANVEVRDRYDDADERYHVDAVVENVLAGHVLSYRGAFSQERRTLDAVPDDLRPTRGLDVLPPR; translated from the coding sequence ATGACCGGCGTCTACGAGCGTGCGCTCGGCGACGGAGTCGACGACCTCCACCCGAAGGTCAGAGAGCGGTACGCCCTCGATGCCGACGACGACGTGCTCTGCGTCGGCCGCGGCGAGATGGACATCAGTCGCGGAACGCACGTCCTCCCGGCGCTGTACGCGATGGCCCCGCGGAATCTCCTGTTTCCGGAAGGGGGTCACGACGTCCCCTTCACCGTCAAAACCGTCGGCCTCCGCGACGACGCCGGGCGCGAAGCGCTGGCGACGATTCGGGAGTTCTCGTTCGGTCGGAGACGGCGGCGGTTCGACTCGCTAACCGTCTGGGACGACGAGAACGAGCGACTGCTCGACTTCCTCGGAACCGACGGTCCCCTCGTCTCGGAGCTTCTGCCCTCGGTCGACGCGGGCGCGCTCGTCGTCGGGAGCGGCCGACAGTGGGTTCGACGCGGCGAGCGATACGCCCGACTCCCCGGACCGCTCGCCGCGAACGTCGAGGTCCGCGACCGGTACGACGACGCCGACGAGCGATATCACGTCGATGCCGTCGTCGAGAACGTGCTCGCGGGCCACGTGCTCAGCTACCGCGGCGCGTTCAGCCAAGAGCGGCGGACGCTCGACGCCGTCCCGGACGACCTTCGACCGACGCGCGGACTCGACGTGTTGCCACCCCGGTGA